One part of the Arthrobacter tumbae genome encodes these proteins:
- a CDS encoding type I restriction-modification system subunit M — protein MINGTVRAQVDKVWDTFWTGGISNPLEVIEQITYLLFLKRLDEAQTSAENRANRTGKQVSNPIFPADTDPRGRSYGDLRWSKFKDFSREEKFILFSEHIFPFLRDELTQQSNGEDSTYSHHMKDARFTIPNSSVLERVIDIIDGIDMTGRDTKGDLYEYMLSKIASAGTNGQFRTPRHIIDLMVQMTDPQPMEVICDPASGTCGFLVRAAEHLWDSPDMLTDQKQLNFYHYEQFHGYDFDNTMLRIGSMNMLLHGVENPVITYRDSLADLHSTEEEKYNLILANPPFAGSLDYENVAKDLLSLVKTKKTELLFLALFIRLLKPGGRAAVIVPDGVLFGSSKAHKDLRKLLVEQHKLDAVVKLPSGVFKPYAGVSTAILFFTKTNSGGTDNVWFYDVKSDGFSLDDKRTPLASSDLTDVLERYKTRTTTEAERARTDQSFLVTKSEIAENGYDLSLNRYKEVEYDEVEHKAPAEIIAELELLEKEIVDGMAELKDLLR, from the coding sequence GTGATCAACGGGACAGTGCGCGCACAGGTAGACAAAGTGTGGGACACCTTTTGGACGGGCGGCATCTCGAACCCGCTCGAGGTGATTGAACAGATTACCTACCTGCTGTTCCTGAAGCGCCTGGATGAAGCCCAGACCTCAGCCGAAAACCGCGCCAACCGCACCGGCAAGCAGGTCAGCAACCCGATCTTCCCCGCCGACACCGACCCTCGAGGACGCAGCTACGGTGACCTGCGGTGGAGCAAGTTCAAAGACTTCTCCCGTGAAGAGAAGTTCATCCTCTTCTCCGAGCACATCTTTCCGTTCCTGCGCGATGAGCTGACGCAGCAGTCCAACGGCGAGGACTCGACCTACAGCCACCACATGAAGGACGCCCGCTTCACCATCCCGAACTCGAGCGTCCTCGAGCGGGTTATCGACATCATCGACGGCATCGATATGACCGGCCGCGACACCAAGGGCGACCTGTACGAGTACATGCTCTCCAAAATCGCTTCCGCCGGCACCAACGGGCAGTTCCGCACCCCGCGCCACATCATCGACCTCATGGTGCAGATGACGGACCCGCAACCGATGGAGGTCATCTGTGATCCGGCCTCGGGCACCTGCGGCTTCCTGGTCCGTGCCGCCGAGCACCTGTGGGACTCCCCCGACATGCTGACGGATCAGAAGCAGCTCAACTTCTACCATTACGAGCAGTTCCACGGGTACGACTTCGACAACACCATGCTCCGCATCGGCTCGATGAACATGCTGTTGCACGGGGTGGAGAACCCGGTGATTACCTACCGCGATTCGCTGGCCGATCTGCACTCCACCGAGGAGGAGAAGTACAACCTGATCCTCGCGAATCCGCCCTTCGCTGGCAGCCTCGACTACGAGAACGTGGCCAAGGACCTTCTCAGCCTGGTCAAGACCAAGAAGACCGAGCTCCTCTTCCTTGCTCTGTTTATCCGCCTACTCAAGCCCGGTGGTCGGGCGGCGGTGATCGTGCCCGACGGCGTCCTCTTCGGTTCATCGAAGGCGCACAAGGATCTGCGCAAGCTGCTGGTCGAACAGCACAAGCTCGACGCCGTGGTGAAACTCCCGTCCGGCGTCTTCAAGCCTTACGCCGGAGTCTCGACGGCGATCCTGTTCTTCACGAAGACCAACTCCGGTGGCACAGACAACGTCTGGTTTTACGACGTGAAGTCCGACGGCTTCAGCCTCGACGACAAGCGCACACCGCTCGCCTCTTCCGACCTCACCGATGTTTTGGAGCGATACAAAACGCGCACGACGACGGAAGCTGAGCGGGCACGGACGGATCAGTCTTTCCTCGTAACCAAGTCAGAAATCGCCGAGAACGGCTACGACCTCTCGCTGAACAGGTATAAAGAGGTCGAGTATGACGAGGTTGAGCACAAGGCGCCGGCGGAGATCATCGCCGAGCTCGAACTCCTCGAGAAGGAAATCGTTGACGGCATGGCGGAGCTGAAGGACCTGCTTCGATGA
- a CDS encoding NAD(P)-dependent oxidoreductase — protein sequence MSTTDYQVTVLGLGAMGLPMATRLATQLTVHGFDIAEERLKLANDAGVRTFASGRDATHGADALLLAVRNGEQLTEVLFGENGVAAALKPGAVVILTSTVGTEAIAGTVARLAEFGVALVDAPLSGGPKRAGEGDLLIVVGAEPSAVEAARPVLELLASTLSIVGDKPGDGQALKTVNQLLCGVHIAAAAEAMALADALGLDQQKTLAALEAGAAGSFMLSNRGPRILEAYSEDGAEVLSRLDIFVKDMGIVGKATRGAGLATPVAAAAEQLYLLGQAQGLAAADDSAVIRVVAPTKRSA from the coding sequence ATGAGCACCACTGATTACCAGGTCACCGTCCTCGGCCTCGGCGCGATGGGACTGCCGATGGCAACCCGCCTCGCAACGCAACTGACTGTCCACGGCTTCGACATCGCCGAGGAGCGGCTGAAGCTGGCGAACGACGCCGGTGTGCGCACCTTCGCTTCCGGGCGGGACGCGACGCACGGCGCCGACGCCCTCCTGCTGGCGGTCCGCAACGGCGAGCAGCTCACCGAGGTCCTGTTCGGCGAAAACGGTGTCGCCGCAGCGCTGAAGCCCGGCGCCGTCGTCATCCTCACCAGCACCGTGGGTACGGAGGCGATCGCCGGCACGGTTGCGCGTCTCGCGGAATTCGGCGTTGCCCTCGTCGATGCGCCGCTGTCCGGTGGACCGAAGCGGGCCGGGGAGGGAGACCTGCTCATCGTCGTGGGTGCCGAGCCGTCTGCGGTGGAAGCGGCCCGCCCGGTGCTTGAGCTGTTGGCGTCAACGCTGAGCATTGTCGGCGACAAGCCGGGCGACGGCCAGGCGCTCAAGACCGTCAACCAGCTGCTCTGCGGCGTCCACATTGCCGCCGCCGCAGAGGCGATGGCGCTGGCCGACGCACTTGGCCTCGACCAGCAGAAGACTCTCGCAGCCCTCGAGGCCGGAGCCGCAGGTTCCTTCATGCTCTCCAACCGCGGTCCGCGGATCCTCGAGGCGTACAGCGAGGACGGCGCCGAAGTACTGAGCCGGCTCGACATCTTCGTCAAAGACATGGGGATCGTCGGTAAGGCCACCCGCGGGGCCGGGCTGGCGACGCCGGTCGCCGCCGCGGCCGAACAGCTCTACCTTCTCGGTCAGGCCCAGGGCCTCGCCGCTGCGGATGATTCCGCCGTCATCCGGGTTGTTGCGCCCACGAAGCGCAGCGCCTGA
- a CDS encoding GNAT family N-acetyltransferase, which produces MKLRPLTLEDEAEATAAHAELERENFEFLLGYESGMDWSDFPQQTEHLQRGIGVPAGRVPATFLVAEDEGRIIGRVSIRHRLNEYLLSVGGHIGYAVLPAFRRRGYASLILEAALVEAHGLGIESVLLTCDADNLASKATIERHGGIQEGAPDGGAKLRYWIGL; this is translated from the coding sequence ATGAAACTCCGACCGCTTACACTCGAGGACGAAGCCGAAGCGACGGCGGCGCATGCGGAACTTGAACGTGAGAACTTCGAGTTCCTGCTGGGCTATGAGTCCGGGATGGACTGGAGCGATTTCCCTCAGCAAACCGAGCACCTGCAACGAGGCATCGGCGTACCGGCCGGCCGGGTTCCTGCGACCTTCCTGGTGGCGGAGGACGAGGGGCGCATCATCGGCAGGGTCTCCATCCGCCACAGGCTCAACGAGTACCTGCTGTCCGTGGGAGGCCACATTGGCTACGCAGTGCTCCCCGCGTTTCGGCGACGCGGCTACGCCAGCCTCATTCTCGAAGCGGCGCTGGTCGAGGCCCACGGACTCGGGATTGAGAGTGTGCTGCTGACGTGCGACGCCGACAATCTTGCGTCCAAGGCAACGATCGAGCGCCACGGGGGTATCCAGGAGGGAGCGCCTGACGGAGGGGCGAAGCTTCGCTACTGGATTGGGCTCTGA
- a CDS encoding four-carbon acid sugar kinase family protein, which translates to MTTETNLLAGYPAELAVSADAVAQTLENRIFVVLDDDPTGTQSVSDLPVLTRWEAEDFTWAYGEGKPAVYVLTNTRSLDPAEAASRNEEVVRNALDAAAQLGSDLRVSFVSRSDSTLRGHYPLEPDVIAATVAEVSGEVTDGVVIIPAFPDAGRITIGGVHYTRGSDDELIPVAETEFAKDATFGFTNSELPKYVEEKSGGRFAARDVIVLDLNIIRAGSETSDPELSAIAIADALDGATDSTPIVADIVTENDLRALSLGLAEAERRGKRLLYRVGPPFMRARIGQDVREPLSSDEAFAGTSPSAAGGLIVVGSHVGVTTRQLNVLTTEHSAARIVEIDVERLLTGDSDRYLDEVVDDVTTALDGADVIVHTSRLLVRADDPSESLRIARTVSAAVVDVVNRTLKAFPPRFVIAKGGITSSDVAAHGLEIRHAIVRGPMLPGIVSLWAPVDGPAKGIPYIVFAGNVGDDRSLADVTRTLSATF; encoded by the coding sequence GTGACTACTGAGACAAACCTCCTCGCCGGTTACCCGGCCGAGCTCGCCGTATCCGCCGACGCGGTGGCCCAGACGCTTGAAAACCGCATCTTCGTAGTGCTCGACGACGACCCCACCGGCACGCAGTCCGTCTCGGATCTGCCGGTCCTCACCCGCTGGGAAGCCGAGGACTTCACCTGGGCCTACGGCGAGGGCAAACCCGCGGTCTACGTGCTGACCAACACCCGCAGCCTCGATCCCGCGGAAGCCGCCTCCCGTAACGAGGAAGTGGTCCGCAACGCGCTCGACGCCGCTGCCCAGCTTGGATCCGACCTCCGCGTGAGCTTCGTCAGCCGCAGCGACTCCACCCTCCGGGGGCACTACCCGCTGGAGCCGGACGTCATCGCCGCCACAGTGGCCGAGGTTTCCGGGGAAGTCACCGACGGCGTCGTCATCATCCCGGCTTTTCCCGACGCCGGCCGCATCACTATCGGCGGAGTGCACTACACGCGCGGAAGCGACGACGAACTGATTCCGGTCGCTGAGACTGAATTTGCGAAGGACGCCACCTTCGGCTTCACCAATTCGGAGCTGCCGAAGTATGTGGAGGAGAAGTCGGGTGGACGGTTCGCCGCCCGTGACGTGATCGTTCTCGACCTGAATATCATTCGCGCTGGCAGCGAAACCAGCGATCCGGAGCTGTCGGCGATAGCCATCGCAGACGCGCTCGACGGCGCCACCGACTCCACTCCGATCGTCGCGGACATCGTCACCGAGAACGACCTCCGCGCACTGTCGCTGGGCCTCGCCGAAGCTGAACGGCGCGGCAAGCGCCTGCTGTACCGGGTGGGACCGCCGTTCATGCGGGCGCGCATCGGGCAGGACGTTCGCGAGCCGCTTAGCAGCGACGAAGCGTTCGCCGGCACCAGCCCTAGCGCTGCGGGCGGCCTCATTGTCGTCGGCTCCCACGTCGGCGTGACCACGCGGCAGCTGAACGTGTTGACCACCGAGCACAGCGCCGCCCGCATCGTGGAGATTGACGTCGAACGCCTGCTGACCGGAGATTCGGACCGCTACCTCGACGAAGTGGTCGACGACGTCACCACTGCCCTCGACGGCGCTGACGTCATCGTGCACACCAGCCGACTCCTGGTCCGCGCGGATGACCCGTCCGAGAGCCTGCGCATCGCGCGCACCGTATCTGCCGCCGTCGTCGACGTCGTCAACCGGACGCTAAAAGCGTTCCCTCCCCGCTTCGTCATCGCGAAGGGCGGCATCACCTCATCCGATGTTGCAGCCCACGGGCTGGAGATCCGTCACGCCATCGTGCGCGGTCCCATGCTGCCCGGGATCGTCAGCCTCTGGGCGCCCGTTGACGGCCCGGCCAAGGGCATCCCCTACATTGTTTTCGCCGGAAACGTCGGCGACGACCGCTCACTCGCAGACGTGACGCGCACCCTCAGCGCCACCTTCTAG
- a CDS encoding PRC-barrel domain-containing protein: MATGETSKLIKLSDSDQTVAPEEDIRGLNVKDKDGDDLGKVDDLLIDDGENKIRFLEVASGGFLGIGEEKSFIPIDAITNIDENVHINQSRGHVAGAPTYNPELVDQTDYYEDVYGYYGYSPFWGAGYMYPALPPRSGRAL, from the coding sequence ATGGCAACAGGAGAAACGTCCAAGCTGATCAAGCTGAGTGACAGCGACCAGACCGTGGCTCCAGAAGAGGACATCCGCGGGCTGAACGTCAAAGACAAAGACGGCGATGACCTCGGGAAGGTGGATGACCTGTTGATTGACGACGGCGAGAACAAAATCCGCTTCCTGGAGGTTGCCTCAGGCGGTTTCCTGGGGATAGGCGAGGAGAAATCCTTCATTCCGATCGACGCCATTACCAATATCGACGAGAACGTCCACATCAACCAGTCTCGTGGGCACGTGGCCGGTGCACCCACGTACAACCCCGAACTCGTCGATCAGACCGATTACTACGAAGACGTGTACGGATACTACGGCTACAGCCCGTTTTGGGGAGCAGGCTATATGTATCCCGCACTCCCCCCACGCTCTGGGCGTGCCCTTTAG
- a CDS encoding GntP family transporter, whose amino-acid sequence MSPLALLAVAVAGVALLLVGVIKFKIPAFLALLVVSVIVALVAGIPLGDIVSTVTEGMGGTLGNVAILVGLGAMLGKMIEISGGAQALAGKFTSVLGPRRVVAALTSAAFLLAIPVFFDVGFIILVPIIYGFAKAAGVNPVKFGLPVGAIMLAIHVVVPPHPGVVGGAGILGADIGWTTVLGLLLCLPVGVLGYFVAQKLNRREYEMLPATAAQFKLFGTGESDVERDTAPGGTGSVATQVRTAPSPAMIISLIVLPILMIMIGTVGAVILPEETLGRDLAGFIGSPLIALLTALALAYYFLGIRRGWSSQHTGEVMDSALAPTAIVILVTGAGGVFGKVLTVSGIGTALAEGLAAVGLPIIVMAFILAAVLRASQGSATVAIITTAGLLSAAVAAGGYSPVQTALILIAIGFGAFGLSHVNDSGFWIVTRFLGLSVADGLRTWTVLTTILGVAGFLLTLVVWALVGGFAV is encoded by the coding sequence ATGAGCCCTCTCGCTCTCCTCGCCGTTGCAGTAGCGGGCGTTGCCCTGCTGCTCGTGGGAGTTATCAAGTTCAAGATTCCGGCGTTCCTGGCGCTGCTGGTGGTGAGCGTAATCGTGGCGCTGGTCGCGGGCATTCCGCTCGGCGACATCGTCAGCACCGTGACTGAAGGTATGGGAGGAACGCTCGGCAACGTCGCAATCCTCGTCGGTCTCGGCGCCATGCTCGGTAAGATGATCGAAATCTCCGGCGGCGCCCAGGCACTGGCGGGGAAATTTACCTCGGTGCTCGGCCCGCGCCGCGTGGTTGCTGCGTTGACCTCCGCGGCGTTCCTGCTGGCCATTCCCGTGTTCTTCGACGTCGGGTTCATCATCCTCGTGCCGATCATCTACGGTTTCGCGAAGGCTGCCGGCGTGAACCCGGTCAAGTTCGGCCTGCCGGTTGGCGCCATCATGCTCGCAATCCACGTGGTTGTTCCGCCGCACCCCGGCGTTGTGGGTGGAGCCGGGATCCTCGGTGCGGATATCGGGTGGACCACTGTGCTGGGCCTGCTGCTCTGCCTCCCGGTCGGTGTACTGGGCTACTTCGTTGCGCAGAAGCTGAACCGTCGCGAGTATGAGATGCTCCCCGCCACCGCCGCCCAGTTCAAGCTGTTCGGTACCGGTGAATCCGACGTCGAGCGCGATACAGCGCCCGGCGGCACCGGAAGCGTAGCCACGCAGGTCCGCACCGCGCCAAGTCCCGCGATGATCATCTCCCTGATCGTGCTTCCCATCCTGATGATCATGATCGGGACCGTCGGCGCCGTCATCCTCCCAGAGGAGACGCTAGGCCGGGACCTCGCCGGGTTCATCGGCTCACCGCTGATCGCGCTGCTCACCGCTCTCGCTCTGGCGTACTACTTCCTCGGCATCCGCCGCGGCTGGTCCTCCCAGCACACCGGCGAAGTCATGGACTCCGCGCTGGCTCCCACTGCGATCGTCATCCTCGTGACCGGCGCCGGCGGCGTCTTCGGCAAGGTGCTGACCGTTTCCGGTATCGGAACCGCGCTGGCTGAGGGTCTTGCGGCCGTTGGTCTGCCCATCATTGTCATGGCGTTCATCCTCGCCGCAGTGCTGCGTGCCTCGCAGGGTTCGGCAACGGTCGCCATCATTACGACGGCGGGTCTCCTCAGCGCGGCAGTCGCGGCAGGCGGCTATTCCCCCGTGCAGACGGCGCTCATTCTGATCGCGATCGGTTTCGGCGCGTTCGGCCTGAGCCACGTGAACGACTCCGGCTTCTGGATTGTGACCCGCTTCCTGGGCCTCTCCGTGGCGGATGGCCTCCGTACCTGGACTGTGCTGACCACCATCCTGGGCGTTGCCGGCTTCCTTCTCACCCTCGTGGTGTGGGCGCTCGTGGGCGGGTTTGCGGTCTAG
- a CDS encoding FadR/GntR family transcriptional regulator, with protein sequence MARKSLVDEVADELLDRIVAGEFPPGSGVPGELELSARHEVSRMTVREAMKTLVARRILRVERGRGTFVNPLNQWSSLEAVLRAASEGQDDAAVAVQLIELRRMLETGAAELAASRITAEELTEMDGQLAHMRAAHEANDVDRFVAADLAFHDLILHASGNVFVAVLFEPLTRILASRRAQTSKVVQIQINAIAEHANIMDAMRSHDTERARLAMDRHMEQTLNDLLSYVLEP encoded by the coding sequence ATGGCACGCAAATCGCTGGTCGATGAAGTCGCTGACGAGCTGCTCGACCGCATTGTTGCCGGTGAATTCCCGCCCGGATCCGGTGTTCCCGGCGAGCTTGAACTGAGCGCGCGGCACGAGGTCAGCCGCATGACCGTCCGGGAAGCGATGAAGACCCTCGTGGCGCGCCGGATCCTCCGCGTAGAGCGTGGGCGGGGTACGTTCGTGAACCCACTGAACCAGTGGTCGTCGTTGGAGGCGGTGCTGCGTGCCGCGTCGGAGGGCCAGGATGACGCCGCAGTGGCCGTGCAGCTGATTGAGCTGCGGCGCATGCTCGAAACCGGTGCCGCTGAACTCGCCGCGAGCCGCATCACCGCCGAGGAACTCACCGAGATGGACGGGCAACTGGCACACATGCGTGCCGCCCATGAAGCGAACGACGTCGACCGCTTCGTCGCTGCCGATCTCGCCTTCCATGACCTGATCCTGCATGCGTCCGGGAACGTGTTTGTTGCGGTGCTGTTTGAGCCGCTGACCCGGATCCTTGCCTCCCGGCGCGCGCAAACCTCGAAGGTGGTCCAGATTCAGATCAACGCCATTGCCGAGCACGCCAACATCATGGACGCCATGCGCTCGCATGACACCGAACGCGCCCGGCTGGCCATGGATCGGCACATGGAGCAGACGCTCAATGATCTGTTGAGTTACGTCCTCGAACCCTGA
- a CDS encoding restriction endonuclease subunit S: MNYPLTQLGSVVEFLDHRRRPITAKDRAPGPIPYYGANGQQDSVADYLFDEPLVLLAEDGGHFGDPLRRIAYRIDGKSWVNNHAHVLRPKSSIDRNYLCRVLENYDVRAHVTGTTRAKLTKAGAARIAFPLPPLDEQRRIAAILDKADEVRAKRREALAHLDTLPQSIFRGMFSDPTSIPSRWPVQSFEEIAPSRLGKMLDKKAQSGDHKRAYIRNANVQWFKIDLTNLFEMDFTEKDRETFRLQQGDVLICEGGEPGRAAIWHDTGLECYYQKALHRARPDHSRVTPQYVVHLLWHLSKGGGLADYVTSATIAHLTGEKLKRLPVPVPPLEAQQEFSTRIAAVERLKEHHRTQLAELDTLFASLQHRAFKGEL; this comes from the coding sequence ATGAACTATCCGCTCACTCAGCTTGGCTCAGTTGTAGAGTTTCTGGATCATCGCAGACGTCCCATCACGGCGAAGGATCGCGCTCCCGGACCTATCCCGTACTACGGCGCTAACGGTCAGCAGGACTCAGTGGCTGACTACTTATTCGACGAGCCGCTTGTTCTCCTAGCGGAAGACGGAGGACATTTTGGAGACCCGCTGAGACGGATCGCCTACCGCATCGATGGCAAGTCTTGGGTAAACAATCACGCTCATGTGCTTCGACCGAAGTCTTCAATCGACCGGAACTATCTTTGTCGCGTGCTCGAAAATTATGATGTCCGCGCTCACGTAACGGGGACCACGCGGGCGAAGTTGACTAAGGCGGGCGCCGCAAGAATCGCTTTCCCACTCCCACCCCTCGACGAGCAGCGGCGCATCGCGGCAATCCTGGACAAGGCCGACGAGGTCCGAGCCAAGCGCCGCGAAGCCCTCGCTCACCTCGACACGCTTCCCCAATCAATCTTCCGCGGCATGTTCAGCGATCCCACTTCTATTCCTTCTCGATGGCCGGTTCAGTCTTTCGAGGAGATTGCTCCGAGCAGACTCGGCAAGATGCTCGATAAGAAGGCTCAGTCAGGCGACCACAAACGTGCGTACATCCGGAATGCAAACGTCCAGTGGTTCAAAATCGACCTCACGAACCTCTTCGAGATGGATTTCACCGAGAAGGATAGAGAGACGTTCCGATTACAGCAGGGTGACGTGCTCATCTGCGAGGGTGGTGAACCGGGACGTGCCGCGATCTGGCATGACACCGGCCTGGAGTGCTATTACCAGAAGGCTCTGCACAGGGCGCGTCCAGACCACTCTCGAGTCACACCGCAGTACGTTGTACACCTGCTATGGCACCTATCCAAAGGTGGGGGTCTGGCCGACTATGTCACTTCCGCGACCATCGCACACCTAACTGGCGAGAAGCTAAAGCGCCTTCCCGTCCCTGTTCCGCCGCTCGAAGCACAGCAGGAATTCTCGACTCGCATCGCCGCCGTCGAACGTTTGAAGGAGCACCACCGTACTCAACTTGCGGAGCTCGATACCCTCTTCGCATCCCTTCAGCACCGTGCGTTCAAAGGAGAACTATGA
- a CDS encoding winged helix-turn-helix domain-containing protein: MSDENAVPLPRWQDFMIPVLRVLQDGQVWSRRDLVAATLDEAGMTQKQRSVMLKSGEPSAENRIGWAISDLSRAKAIERPARGLSTITDTGRRLPSEHPNGLDKAQLEQIPAYVEYQPIRAGLTKSTPDNRAKTQDEERDPIQQVEDGIDRIQADVGAELLQRLRAMDPSLFEQTVVDVLLKMGYGGAEQRGKQIGGSGDGGVDGVIDQDALGLDQIYIQAKRYKDDITSAAKPSRRLSARSTARAPRAESSSRRAVLPTTLVAMRPASRSA; the protein is encoded by the coding sequence ATGAGTGACGAAAACGCCGTCCCCCTGCCTCGATGGCAAGACTTCATGATTCCGGTGTTGAGAGTTCTGCAGGACGGGCAGGTTTGGTCGCGCCGCGACTTGGTCGCTGCCACTCTTGATGAAGCGGGCATGACGCAAAAACAGCGGTCAGTGATGCTGAAGTCCGGAGAGCCAAGTGCGGAGAACCGTATTGGTTGGGCAATATCGGACTTGAGCCGAGCGAAGGCGATCGAGCGACCCGCCCGAGGCTTGAGCACTATTACAGACACCGGCCGCCGATTGCCCTCCGAGCATCCCAACGGCTTGGATAAGGCGCAACTGGAGCAAATTCCTGCGTACGTCGAGTACCAACCGATCCGCGCGGGACTGACGAAGTCAACGCCGGACAACCGGGCGAAAACGCAAGACGAAGAGCGTGACCCCATTCAGCAGGTTGAGGACGGGATCGACCGTATCCAGGCCGACGTAGGCGCGGAACTTCTTCAACGCCTTCGCGCGATGGATCCATCGCTCTTCGAACAAACCGTGGTCGATGTCCTCCTGAAGATGGGTTACGGCGGTGCGGAGCAGCGCGGCAAGCAAATCGGCGGAAGCGGTGATGGCGGCGTCGATGGTGTCATTGACCAGGACGCCCTGGGCCTCGACCAGATTTATATCCAGGCCAAGCGCTACAAGGACGACATAACGTCGGCCGCGAAACCATCCAGGCGTTTGTCGGCGCGCTCCACGGCGCGGGCGCCTCGCGCGGAGTCTTCATCACGACGAGCAGTTTTACCGACCACGCTCGTAGCTATGCGGCCGGCATCCCGTAGCGCGTGA
- a CDS encoding zinc-dependent alcohol dehydrogenase family protein, which translates to MRAVVFDQVQGQPGVREVPAPAVTPGGVVVKVMATGLCRSDWHAWVGHEDITFPHVPGHELAGIITEVGADVVRWKTGDRVTVPFVCGCGRCELCASGNAQVCPNQQQPGFTHWGSFAEYVGLHAADTNLVAIPDGIDFATAASLGCRFATAYRALISRAQVRPGEWVTVVGAGGVGLSAVMIARAVGARVIVVDRNAEALEVASRLGAEHVLMADGGDIPSAIAQLTDGGSHVAIDAVGSEQTCADAILSLRRRGRHVQIGLLPPVEGNPRVPMARVIAPELDVLGSHGMAAADYPGMMALIEDGSLRPDLLIERTVGLAEAAFLLPGFDRAKPAGMTIVDPWR; encoded by the coding sequence ATGCGCGCAGTAGTTTTCGACCAGGTTCAGGGCCAGCCCGGCGTTCGGGAGGTACCGGCTCCAGCGGTCACTCCGGGCGGCGTCGTGGTCAAAGTGATGGCAACAGGCCTGTGCCGCAGTGATTGGCACGCCTGGGTCGGCCACGAGGACATCACGTTTCCCCACGTTCCCGGCCACGAGCTTGCCGGCATCATCACCGAGGTAGGCGCCGACGTCGTCCGGTGGAAGACCGGTGACCGCGTGACGGTTCCCTTTGTGTGCGGCTGCGGCCGGTGTGAATTGTGCGCATCGGGTAACGCCCAGGTGTGCCCCAACCAGCAGCAGCCGGGCTTCACTCACTGGGGATCCTTCGCGGAGTATGTCGGCCTGCATGCTGCCGACACCAATCTGGTGGCAATTCCCGACGGGATAGATTTCGCGACGGCGGCCAGCCTGGGTTGCAGGTTCGCTACCGCGTACCGCGCGCTGATCAGCCGCGCGCAGGTGAGACCAGGCGAGTGGGTAACCGTTGTAGGTGCGGGCGGTGTGGGTTTGAGCGCGGTGATGATCGCTCGCGCGGTGGGCGCACGTGTGATCGTCGTTGACCGGAACGCGGAGGCCCTTGAGGTTGCGTCCAGGCTCGGCGCTGAGCACGTCCTCATGGCCGACGGCGGTGACATCCCGTCCGCTATTGCTCAACTCACCGACGGCGGAAGCCATGTCGCCATTGATGCGGTCGGCAGCGAGCAGACCTGTGCGGACGCCATTCTGAGTCTTCGACGTCGGGGTCGGCATGTGCAGATCGGGCTGCTGCCTCCGGTCGAGGGCAATCCTCGCGTTCCGATGGCGCGGGTGATCGCGCCGGAGCTCGATGTGCTGGGCAGCCATGGCATGGCCGCCGCCGATTATCCGGGGATGATGGCGCTCATCGAGGACGGCTCGCTGCGACCGGACCTGCTGATTGAACGCACCGTTGGACTCGCTGAGGCTGCTTTCCTGTTGCCAGGTTTCGATCGAGCGAAGCCTGCCGGGATGACGATCGTCGATCCCTGGCGCTGA